Genomic DNA from Pistricoccus aurantiacus:
TGTCCAGGCGCACGCTGGAGTAGAACTTGAGGGCGTTGCCGCCGGTGGTGGTTTCCGGGCTGCCGAACATTACGCCGATCTTCATGCGGATCTGGTTGATGAACACCACCATGCAGTTGGCGTTCTTGATGTTACCGGTGATCTTGCGCAGTGCCTGGGACATCAAACGCGCCTGCAGGCCGACGTGGGAATCGCCCATTTCCCCCTCGATCTCCGCCCGGGGGGTCAGCGCCGCCACGGAATCGATGATGATCACGTCCACACCGCCGGAGCGCACTAGCATGTCGCAGATTTCCAGCGCCTGCTCGCCGGTATCCGGCTGGGAGACCAGCAGGTCGTCGAGATTGACCCCGAGCTTTTCCGCGTAGCTGGGATCGAGAGCATGTTCCGCGTCGATGAAGGCGCAGGTCTTGCCCTGCTTCTGGGCCTGGGCGATCACGGAAAGGGTCAGGGTAGTCTTGCCGGAAGATTCCGGGCCGTAGATCTCTACCACCCGACCGAAAGGTAGGCCGCCGATTCCCAAGGCGATATCCAGCCCCAGGGAGCCGGTGGATACCGAGGGCATGACGACCCGAGGAGTATCTCCCAAGCGCATCACGGCGCCCTTGCCGAATTGTCGCTCGATTTGCGAGAGCGCCGCGTTGAGCGCCTTGGAGCGGTTGTCATCCTGTGCCATGCATGGCCTCCTGGAAAATGAAATAAAGCCGCCGACGGAAAGGGTCAGCATACGCGATTCGTCAAGGAAGCGACGGCTCGGGAAGCTGGCCTAAAAAGCTGTATAGTTGAACAGTATTATGCCGTAAAAGTTCCGCTTCGCCTACTCTTGTTTTCCGCGTCGTTTTACCTGCATATC
This window encodes:
- the recA gene encoding recombinase RecA; the encoded protein is MAQDDNRSKALNAALSQIERQFGKGAVMRLGDTPRVVMPSVSTGSLGLDIALGIGGLPFGRVVEIYGPESSGKTTLTLSVIAQAQKQGKTCAFIDAEHALDPSYAEKLGVNLDDLLVSQPDTGEQALEICDMLVRSGGVDVIIIDSVAALTPRAEIEGEMGDSHVGLQARLMSQALRKITGNIKNANCMVVFINQIRMKIGVMFGSPETTTGGNALKFYSSVRLDIRRTGSVKQGDEVTGNETRVKVVKNKVAPPFRQAEFQILYGKGIYHAGEVVDLGVQCGLVDKAGAWYSYKGNKIGQGKANAAQFLEDNPAIMDEIESGIRGQLLAQPEPKAKQEEPALEEQPQDEKL